In a single window of the Oryctolagus cuniculus chromosome 2, mOryCun1.1, whole genome shotgun sequence genome:
- the LOC138848582 gene encoding putative N-acetyltransferase 8B: MASYHIRKYQERDRKSVLALFSQGMEEHIPSAFRHLLRQPQTLLLLPGVPLVLLFFSGSWLLALLASLAVLVVLRLAASYPWKKYVALNLQSDMADITKSYLRGSGSCFWVAESEGQVVGTVGALPVQDPTLREKQLQLFHLSVALEHRGQGLAKALVRMVIQFAWARGYSEVMLDTTTVQTAALSLYQGMGFEIKHQCYFHVSARLVGLSSVRLVYRLPSSQGGGLCGSQESIDPAVVTSPP; encoded by the coding sequence ATGGCTTCTTATCACATCCGCAAATACCAGGAGAGAGACCGCAAAAGTGTCCTGGCCTTGTTCTCCCAGGGGATGGAGGAGCACATTCCCAGTGCTTTCCGCCACCTGCTGAGGCAGCCCCAAACCCTCCTGCTCTTACCTGGGGTCCCCCTcgtcctcctctttttctctggctcctggctcctcgcacTGCTGGCCAGCCTTGCCGTCCTCGTGGTCCTGAGGCTTGCTGCCTCCTATCCCTGGAAGAAGTACGTGGCCCTTAATCTGCAGTCAGACATGGCCGACATCACCAAATCCTACCTGCGAGGGAGTGGCTCCTGCTTCTGGGTGGCCGAGTCTGAGGGGCAGGTGGTGGGCACGGTGGGAGCTCTGCCCGTGCAGGATCCCACCTTGCGGGAGAAGCAGCTgcagctcttccatctgtctgTGGCCTTGGAGCACCGGGGTCAGGGGCTAGCGAAAGCCCTGGTCAGGATGGTCATCCAGTTTGCCTGGGCCCGGGGCTACAGCGAGGTCATGCTTGACACTACCACAGTGCAGACTGCTGCCCTGAGCCTCTACCAGGGCATGGGCTTTGAGATCAAGCACCAGTGCTACTTCCACGTGAGTGCGAGGCTGGTGGGTCTTTCTAGTGTTCGCTTAGTCTACCGCCTGCCTTCTTCTCAGGGAGGGGGCCTGTGTGGGAGCCAGGAGAGCATCGACCCTGCTGTGGTCACAAGCCCACCCTGA
- the LOC100352904 gene encoding putative N-acetyltransferase 8B, whose translation MASYHIRKYQERDRKSVLALFSQGMEEHIPSAFRHLLRQPQTLLLLPGVPLVLLLLSGSWLLALLASLAILVVLRLAASYPWKKYVALSLQSDMADITKSYLRGSGSCFWVAESEGQVVGMVGALPVQDPTLREKQLQLFHLSVALEHRGQGLAKALVRTVIQFAGAQGYSEVVLDTSIVQTAALSLYQGMGFEIKHQWYFHVSARLVGLSAFCLVYRLPSAQGGSL comes from the coding sequence ATGGCTTCTTATCACATCCGCAAATACCAGGAGAGAGACCGCAAAAGTGTCCTGGCCTTGTTCTCCCAGGGGATGGAGGAGCACATTCCCAGTGCTTTCCGCCACCTGCTGAGGCAGCCCCAAACCCTCCTGCTCTTACCTGGGGTCCCCCTCGTCCTCCTTCtgctctctggctcctggctcctcgctctgCTGGCCAGCCTCGCCATCCTCGTGGTCCTGAGGCTTGCTGCCTCCTATCCCTGGAAGAAGTACGTGGCCCTGAGTCTGCAGTCAGACATGGCTGACATCACCAAATCCTACCTGCGAGGGAGTGGCTCCTGCTTCTGGGTGGCCGAGTCTGAAGGGCAGgtggtgggcatggtgggagCTCTGCCTGTGCAGGATCCCACCTTGCGGGAGAAGCAGCTgcagctcttccatctgtctgTGGCTTTGGAGCACCGGGGTCAGGGGCTAGCGAAAGCCCTGGTCAGGACGGTCATCCAGTTTGCCGGGGCCCAGGGCTACAGTGAGGTCGTCCTTGACACCAGCATTGTGCAGACTGCTGCCCTGAGCCTCTACCAGGGCATGGGCTTCGAGATCAAGCACCAGTGGTACTTCCACGTGAGTGCGAGGCTGGtgggtctttctgctttttgtttagtGTACCGCCTGCCTTCTGCTCAGGGGGGCAGCCTGTGA